One Williamwhitmania taraxaci genomic window, AAAAAGGAAGTTGCAAACCATAGGGGGAGCGAAAAACGGAAGAAGTGACGCAAAGAAGGGCTATGTCGAACCAAAAAAATGGCAAAATATCCACCAAGCAAACCTAAATACGCTAAGATTTAAAACCTAGCAATCGACCTGCGGATTTAAGGTACAAGTAAAATCTTTTGAGTAAATATTATCCTGACCATCAATTGTAAGGTTAGGATAAAAAGCAAATGTTGACTGCGAAAGGATAGAGACAACACCGGAGGGAGTTATCTTAAGAATTCTAGTAAATCCATGAGGGTAAGTGGATGAAGCAACAAAAAGATTATCCTTGGAGTCTCTAACCATAGACTTGGGTTCACCGATGGACGCTTTGTAGCCCTGCCCCTCAACAAATTCATCCTTTCCCGATCCGGCAAAGGTGCTCACCCAGCCATCGTTGCCGTATTTTCGAATACGCCTATTATCCCTATCGGCAATGAAATATTCCCCCGTGCTGCTTTGGGCAATGCAAGTAGGTACATTATACTTCACAAAGCCACCAACACCATCCTCATACCCGCTCTTCCCAATTTCACCCGAAAAGGTTAAAACGCTGCTGCCATCGGCCTTCACTCGTCGGATGCAATGATTGCTGCCATCGGTAACAATGTAGTCACCCCCATTATCCACAATAATGCCCCTGGAATTACTAAACAAGGCAGTAGCACCATTTCCATCCTTACATCCATACACCCCTCTTTGCCCTGCAATGGTGATAAACTTGCCATCCTGACTAATTTTTATAATTGTATTACTCATGAGTGCAATTACGTTGTTGTTCCCATCAACTGTAATTTGATAAAGGTAATCATACTCAATTTTACCAAAATCGTTAAGTATCCCTGGGCAAGTCATAATAGTATACACCACGTAGGGTTCGTGCACGTAGTCGAACTTGCCACCGCTCGTGCTCTCGCTGCCCACCTTCACGGTAACCTCACCGGCTCCCGCCTTCTTGGGTACTAGCACCTTGAGCGAATCGTAGTAGGCCTTGGCAACCGTAGCCTCCATGCCGTTGAAGAGCACCTTGTTATCGGCGCAAACCTTGCTAAAGCCGGCTCCCTTTATGGTAACGGTATCGCGGTAGGTTCCAGTGAGCGGAGCTATGCTGCTAACCGCTAGCACCGGCTTTTCCACCGCCATCTTTACGGTAGGGGAGTAGCCTTGGCTTAGAGTTGTGCCACCGTAGTTTAAAATAGGTGTATCGCAAAGGCCAAACTGACCATGGATCTTAAAATAGTAGGTTGTTGATACGTCTAAGTTCTCCACCGTATCGGAGAACTCTACCTCAGTAACCCCATCCTTAATCCCTCGAATGTTCCAAGTTGTTTCCTTCTCGTGGCTAAAGGAGGTGTCGGTATCGAAGCAGGTCCAAAAGTCTATCTTTCTGTAGATGTAATTACCAGGTTCCCCAGAACGATC contains:
- a CDS encoding IPT/TIG domain-containing protein, which encodes MKRLLFFTFAIAIGLGFWSCDKDDGTTGYKRDQVEWEITGIKQIPGRMAVVSCKMKIVYLNDRSGEPGNYIYRKIDFWTCFDTDTSFSHEKETTWNIRGIKDGVTEVEFSDTVENLDVSTTYYFKIHGQFGLCDTPILNYGGTTLSQGYSPTVKMAVEKPVLAVSSIAPLTGTYRDTVTIKGAGFSKVCADNKVLFNGMEATVAKAYYDSLKVLVPKKAGAGEVTVKVGSESTSGGKFDYVHEPYVVYTIMTCPGILNDFGKIEYDYLYQITVDGNNNVIALMSNTIIKISQDGKFITIAGQRGVYGCKDGNGATALFSNSRGIIVDNGGDYIVTDGSNHCIRRVKADGSSVLTFSGEIGKSGYEDGVGGFVKYNVPTCIAQSSTGEYFIADRDNRRIRKYGNDGWVSTFAGSGKDEFVEGQGYKASIGEPKSMVRDSKDNLFVASSTYPHGFTRILKITPSGVVSILSQSTFAFYPNLTIDGQDNIYSKDFTCTLNPQVDC